The following coding sequences lie in one Treponema socranskii subsp. buccale genomic window:
- a CDS encoding CobW family GTP-binding protein, giving the protein MNILIVSGFLGAGKTTFIRKLAEKSDKPFAVVENEYGGAGIDGNLLEQNRLKVWELTEGCVCCSLKSDFAMSVLTIANTVDPEYLVVEPTGVGLLSSVVANLHKIEYERIRLLKPLTVVDIDCIDSYLATFEKFYADQIKNAAHIVISKTENKTEAEIEKAVRTLKSINPQADITAKPYDKIEKAWWGELFDVMKNAFTGKTTLFPLPLSAAPDLETASFTGIAIQSIEELISCLSALIAERFGRVYRVKGFVPINGQWAKFDVVDKRYNIETCDAMSESKLTVIGKDLDKNALKLLFSC; this is encoded by the coding sequence ATGAATATATTGATCGTTTCGGGATTTTTGGGCGCCGGAAAAACGACCTTTATCCGAAAGCTTGCCGAAAAATCCGACAAGCCCTTTGCCGTTGTGGAAAACGAATACGGAGGCGCCGGCATAGACGGGAACCTGCTCGAGCAAAATCGCTTAAAAGTGTGGGAGCTGACCGAAGGCTGCGTTTGCTGTTCGCTGAAATCGGACTTCGCGATGTCCGTGCTGACGATCGCAAATACCGTCGATCCCGAATATTTGGTCGTAGAACCGACCGGCGTCGGCTTGTTGAGTTCCGTCGTCGCAAATCTGCATAAAATCGAATACGAGCGCATACGGCTTTTAAAACCCCTTACCGTAGTCGATATCGACTGCATCGATTCGTATCTTGCGACCTTTGAAAAATTTTACGCCGATCAAATCAAAAATGCCGCACATATCGTCATATCAAAAACCGAAAATAAAACCGAAGCGGAAATCGAAAAAGCCGTCCGTACACTCAAAAGCATCAATCCCCAAGCGGACATAACGGCGAAGCCCTACGACAAAATCGAAAAAGCATGGTGGGGCGAACTCTTCGATGTGATGAAAAACGCGTTTACCGGTAAGACCACGTTGTTCCCGCTTCCGCTTTCGGCCGCCCCCGATTTGGAAACGGCAAGCTTTACCGGCATCGCTATTCAATCTATAGAAGAATTGATAAGCTGTCTTTCGGCGCTCATCGCCGAGCGCTTCGGCCGCGTCTACCGCGTCAAAGGCTTTGTCCCGATAAACGGACAGTGGGCGAAATTCGACGTCGTCGACAAACGCTACAACATCGAAACCTGCGATGCGATGAGCGAATCGAAACTTACCGTCATCGGCAAAGACCTCGACAAAAACGCGCTCAAGCTCTTGTTCAGCTGTTGA
- the rpmB gene encoding 50S ribosomal protein L28, which yields MSRTCDVCGKSLMYGHKVSNSYNHTKRTWRPNIHKVKAIVEGTTRTINVCANCIRSDYIDKKVRMPKDVRTALAEQDKKAAEAQ from the coding sequence ATGTCCAGAACTTGTGATGTTTGCGGAAAATCGCTCATGTACGGTCACAAAGTAAGCAATTCATATAATCATACGAAACGCACGTGGCGGCCGAATATCCACAAAGTAAAGGCGATCGTCGAGGGAACGACGCGCACGATCAACGTGTGCGCAAACTGCATCCGCTCGGACTATATCGACAAAAAAGTGCGCATGCCTAAAGACGTGCGCACGGCTCTCGCCGAGCAGGATAAAAAAGCCGCCGAAGCGCAATAG
- a CDS encoding MBL fold metallo-hydrolase, producing MRMILTGTGTSHGVPAISCHCSVCTSLDPKDKRFRCSAYISHRNADGSETHIVIDTGPEFRMQALAHHIDSLDAVLLTHAHADHIAGLDDLRIYSHTKSEGAFRGTHRAETDESPGAGLPVYADENTISGIQKRFDYIFKPTQIGGGKPKLHLINASRFSGKKPLYIGEVRAIPIPMFHGELETTGWLLSVRDGALFRSIAYLTDCSRIPESSIETLVAYGGIIEHAVIDGLREKPHPTHFSYFQAMESAALIRPRRTWLTHMSHNMSHVDITRYCIRRTEDLPVLSEIVKAGGSVLPAYDGLVLDV from the coding sequence ATGCGGATGATTTTAACCGGCACCGGTACGAGTCACGGCGTACCTGCGATTTCCTGTCATTGCAGCGTGTGTACTTCGCTCGATCCGAAAGACAAGCGCTTTCGGTGCAGCGCGTACATATCGCATCGAAACGCCGACGGAAGCGAAACGCACATCGTCATCGATACGGGGCCTGAGTTCCGCATGCAGGCGCTCGCGCATCATATCGATTCTCTCGACGCCGTGCTTTTGACGCACGCCCATGCCGATCACATTGCGGGGCTCGACGACCTGCGCATCTACAGCCACACGAAATCCGAGGGAGCGTTCCGCGGCACGCATCGAGCGGAGACGGACGAATCGCCGGGAGCGGGGCTTCCGGTATATGCGGATGAAAATACGATTTCGGGCATACAAAAGAGATTCGACTATATCTTTAAGCCGACGCAGATCGGAGGGGGGAAGCCCAAGCTGCATTTGATAAACGCATCGCGCTTTTCGGGAAAGAAGCCGCTTTATATCGGAGAAGTGCGCGCGATTCCGATTCCGATGTTTCACGGCGAGCTCGAGACGACGGGCTGGCTTTTGAGCGTCCGAGACGGAGCTTTATTCCGTTCGATCGCCTATCTCACCGACTGCAGCCGCATACCCGAAAGCTCGATTGAAACGCTCGTCGCATACGGCGGAATCATAGAACACGCGGTCATAGACGGACTTCGCGAAAAGCCTCACCCGACGCATTTTTCGTATTTCCAAGCGATGGAAAGTGCAGCTCTTATCAGGCCGCGCCGTACCTGGCTTACGCACATGAGCCACAATATGAGCCATGTCGATATAACGCGGTACTGCATACGGCGGACGGAAGATCTTCCGGTTTTGTCGGAAATAGTAAAAGCGGGCGGTTCGGTGCTTCCCGCATACGACGGTCTCGTCCTCGATGTGTAG
- the prs gene encoding ribose-phosphate diphosphokinase, translating to MPYSEPMNLAVVACPGGERFADEVITHLKHMYKHRFTLKNDVISKRYEMNKDDLVKKINFENDIDAPELYIKGDVTKYRAPSFKIPARFTFFANGEFKTELLESIRGKDVYIFQDIENHEELSLNDGANKAVLSVNDHVMSMLVTIDAVRQAGAAAITLVVPAYPYSRQHKKKGREGLTASMLGHIYEWLGVSRIITLDIHSREIVNAFSSLNLENLHASYQIIRELSKIVDLTGKTEDLVVVSPDTGAIDRNKFYAVGLKLPLAMIYKERDYSIVTQNAKNTNIKSIKLLGDVHGKAAFLADDMLGTGGTLLKAMAFLKEQGATKVIAAISLPFFTGNAIDLFDEAYRQGLFYRIIGTNAVYHEALCKREWYINTSVSGLFANVIMRVHYNQSLSSLLENRTLIEKMEKQTQPLQPKT from the coding sequence ATGCCGTATTCCGAACCGATGAACCTGGCCGTCGTTGCATGTCCGGGCGGAGAACGTTTCGCCGACGAAGTGATTACGCATCTGAAGCACATGTACAAGCATCGTTTTACGCTTAAAAATGATGTTATTTCAAAACGCTACGAGATGAACAAAGACGATCTCGTCAAAAAAATCAATTTCGAAAACGATATCGACGCTCCCGAACTTTACATCAAAGGCGATGTGACGAAATACCGCGCGCCGTCTTTTAAAATTCCCGCGCGCTTTACGTTTTTTGCAAACGGCGAATTCAAAACCGAACTGCTCGAATCGATACGCGGAAAAGACGTCTATATCTTCCAGGACATAGAAAATCACGAAGAGCTTTCGCTGAACGACGGCGCGAACAAAGCCGTCCTTTCCGTCAACGACCACGTCATGTCCATGCTCGTAACGATCGATGCGGTCAGGCAGGCGGGAGCTGCGGCCATCACGCTCGTCGTACCCGCCTACCCCTACAGCCGCCAGCACAAAAAAAAGGGACGTGAAGGCTTGACTGCAAGTATGCTCGGCCACATCTACGAATGGCTCGGCGTATCGCGGATCATCACGCTTGACATTCATTCGAGGGAAATCGTCAACGCGTTCAGTTCCCTCAATCTCGAAAACCTGCACGCAAGCTATCAAATCATCCGAGAACTGAGCAAGATCGTCGACTTGACCGGCAAAACGGAGGATTTGGTCGTCGTGTCTCCCGACACCGGTGCCATCGACAGAAACAAATTCTACGCGGTCGGATTGAAGCTGCCGCTCGCGATGATCTACAAAGAGCGCGATTATTCGATCGTCACACAAAACGCAAAAAACACGAACATCAAATCGATAAAACTGCTCGGCGACGTACACGGCAAAGCCGCTTTTCTCGCCGACGATATGCTCGGTACCGGCGGCACGCTTTTAAAAGCGATGGCCTTTTTGAAAGAACAGGGTGCGACGAAAGTAATCGCCGCGATCAGCCTGCCCTTCTTTACCGGCAACGCGATCGATCTCTTCGACGAAGCGTACCGGCAGGGGCTTTTTTACCGCATCATCGGAACGAACGCCGTCTATCACGAAGCGCTGTGTAAACGTGAATGGTATATCAACACGAGCGTGAGCGGCCTCTTTGCAAACGTCATCATGCGCGTTCACTATAACCAATCGCTGAGCAGTCTGCTCGAAAACCGCACGCTCATCGAAAAGATGGAAAAGCAGACGCAGCCGCTGCAGCCGAAAACATGA